In Arthrobacter sp. Marseille-P9274, the sequence CCGCACGCCGTCCTCCTTCGCATGAGCAGGGCGGGACCTGCCACTTGCTGCACGAATTTGCTAGTCAGCCTGTATAGCTCTTTTGCACATCTGCGGGTCAAGATGCACAGATTGTCGACTCCATCAGTGACGGATTGCACGGTAGCCGCGGCTCAGGTCACACTCATTGGCAAGAGACCATGACGACCCGAGAGCACTGAGGAGTCCCGCCATGACCGCCGTCGCAGACCGCCCCGCGAACACCGCCGCCACCACCCTCGCTACTGAGGCCACCGCTACCGTTCCCCAGGCCGTGGCCCGGGTCGTGCGCGAGCGTGCCACCGCCCTCTTCGGGCTGATGGGCAACGGCAACGCCCACCTGATCAGCGAGCTGACCAGCACCGGCTTCCCCTTCGTCACCGTGCGCCATGAGGCCGGTGCGGTGGCCGCCGCGGATGCGTACTTCCGCGCGTCTGGGAAGCCGGCCACGGCCACCGTCACCTACGGCGCCGGGTTCACGAATACCCTCACCGCCCTGTCCGAGGCTGCCATCGCCCGGATCCCGCTGATCCTGATCGTCGGTGACGCCCCCGCATCCGGCCCGCGCTTCTTCGATGTCGACCAGGTCGGCATGGCGGCCGCTGCCGGAGTCGAGACGGTGCGCCTGGACGCCCAGGACCCGGCCGCCCGGGTCCGTGACGCCTACGACCGCGCCGCGGCGGAATCCCGGCCGATCGTCGTCGCCATCCCGTATGACCTGGTGGAGGTCCCGGTGCAGGCCGTCACGCAGCCGGCCGAAGCGCTGCACCTCACGACGCCGGCCCCCGCCACGCCTGCGGCCGCGGAGCTGGAGCCGCTGGCCGCCGCGCTGCGCGGCGCCGAGCGGCCACTGATCATTGCCGGCCGCGGCGTCGTCGACTCCGCCGGGGCCCCCGAGGCCCTGCGCCGGCTGGCCGACGGGCTGGGTGCCTTCATCGCCACCTCCGTGATGGCCCGCCATGTGGCCGGGCCCGAGGGCGATCTGGGCATCGCCGGCGGTTTCGCCCGGCCGGAGCGCGTGGAGATCATGCGCCGGGCCGACGTCGTGCTGGTCGTCGGAGCGAGCATGAACCCGTTCCAGATGCGCTACG encodes:
- a CDS encoding thiamine pyrophosphate-binding protein, whose product is MTAVADRPANTAATTLATEATATVPQAVARVVRERATALFGLMGNGNAHLISELTSTGFPFVTVRHEAGAVAAADAYFRASGKPATATVTYGAGFTNTLTALSEAAIARIPLILIVGDAPASGPRFFDVDQVGMAAAAGVETVRLDAQDPAARVRDAYDRAAAESRPIVVAIPYDLVEVPVQAVTQPAEALHLTTPAPATPAAAELEPLAAALRGAERPLIIAGRGVVDSAGAPEALRRLADGLGAFIATSVMARHVAGPEGDLGIAGGFARPERVEIMRRADVVLVVGASMNPFQMRYGTLVSEDATVLQVDSRAGQRHERTDRFLLADAGTALAALAAAFGATPQENGRPDGGWRARQPMPAAPRVEDMREDGSVEDGLAPDGRLNPRTMALALEGILPRERTFVQDGGHFIGWIPLMCSVPDARSHLFVGTAFQSIGLGFPSAVGAAVARPERTTVLVTGDGGGLMALADFESFVRQARSGVVVVFNDAAYGAELHQYAARGLDETAMLIEEVDFAALGRAFGAEGVKARGLQDLEALKAWVSRGAEGVFVLDLPISQDVVAEYMAESMAGAQPAPRPLPVG